The Salvia miltiorrhiza cultivar Shanhuang (shh) chromosome 1, IMPLAD_Smil_shh, whole genome shotgun sequence genome has a window encoding:
- the LOC131017612 gene encoding nitrate regulatory gene2 protein-like, whose product MGASNSRLEEDKSLQLCRARKKFIKQALNGRCSLAAAHISYIEELKIVGAALRRFVEFDAQVEPLAHSSRSATPEPHSLKSVSRLSFSSRSLSQNVDAIANLSPPSSTPVSTQFHSHHMKFRGTFSTKVEEKPPVPFAVSVSSTTPPTVTPRSTEAPEPSPFETAVTPENSPWDYFGLFHPIDQHFPTQAGRGFDQGSENSDEISHARVVAGAREIDNMEDKLSSDGIEDSQISDDEFDEPSTATLVRSFKNVNRSIENLVNEDSSSISSENRVSETMFSSAEIVKERKEDNINGISPPRSSEISETKLMNGKNNNSPDLSPLRAASSRFVHLNDVKITPVKQTEVEDQVVPKDFLSSMKTIDQLFARASESGKEVPKMLEANKFHFRPVIHGKERGLVSSSLLKSCFSCGEDPSQVPQELPQDSVKYLTWHRTTSSRSASSRNLLGVNSTDGVEDLSNNLFDNFCMVSGSHASTLDRLYAWEKKLYDEVKAGQMLKSNFDQKCRLLRQQESQGENADKTRAAVKGLHSRIRVAIQRIDSISKKIEEIRDKELQPQLEELIEGLRKMWEMMVECHKLQLHTISVSQMPGSTKIIIQSDSRRQITIHLKNELSSLSSIFTKWISAQKLYVESINKWLVKCVLLPQNNPKRNKRMRPLPIQNTGPPIYKICGAWLEMIDTLPFKGVVDSIKDLEVEVAHFLPHQEKSQASTAMSRDEVSEDRIPALDRFRTSLAGFLGQLNNFAESSQGMFSDLQKAIEDAKSNYEQFKSQQS is encoded by the exons ATGGGAGCTTCAAATTCTAGATTAGAAGAAGACAAGAGTCTGCAGCTATGCCGggcaagaaagaaattcatcaAACAGGCACTTAATGGCAGGTGTTCTCTTGCAGCAGCTCATATTTCATATATAGAGGAACTGAAAATTGTAGGAGCGGCTTTAAGGAGATTTGTGGAATTTGATGCTCAAGTTGAGCCTTTAGCACATTCTTCGAGAAGTGCAACTCCAGAACCCCATTCTTTGAAGTCTGTCTCCCGGTTATCTTTTTCCTCTCGATCTTTATCACAAAATGTTGATGCAATTGCAAATCTATCGCCACCTTCTTCAACCCCTGTTTCGACTCAGTTCCATTCTCATCATATGAAATTCAGAGGCACATTTTCCACAAAAGTTGAAGAAAAGCCTCCCGTGCCTTTTGCGGTGTCGGTTTCTTCTACTACTCCTCCTACTGTCACCCCTCGTTCCACTGAAGCACCAGAACCATCGCCTTTTGAAACTGCTGTCACACCAGAAAACTCACCTTGGGATTATTTTGGTCTTTTTCATCCAATTGACCAGCATTTCCCTACACAAGCAGGCCGAGGATTTGACCAGGGTTCGGAGAACTCTGATGAGATAAGTCATGCAAGGGTAGTGGCAGGGGCTCGTGAAATAGATAATATGGAAGATAAATTATCATCTGATGGAATAGAAGATTCACAGATATCAGATGATGAATTTGACGAGCCATCCACTGCTACCCTTGTTCGAAGTTTCAAAAATGTGAACAGGTCTATAGAAAATCTTGTCAATGAAGATTCATCTTCCATATCTTCTGAAAATAGAGTATCGGAAACCATGTTTTCAAGTGCTGAAATTgtgaaggaaagaaaagaagatAATATCAATGGAATTTCACCACCTAGGTCATCAGAAATATCAGAAACCAAGTTAATGAATGGCAAGAACAATAACTCTCCTGATTTGTCACCCCTACGAGCTGCATCTTCAAGATTTGTGCATTTGAATGATGTCAAGATAACACCAGTGAAACAAACTGAAGTTGAAGATCAAGTTGTACCGAAGGACTTCCTTTCGAGCATGAAAACTATTGACCAGCTTTTTGCTAGAGCATCTGAATCAGGAAAAGAAGTTCCAAAGATGCTTGAAGCAAATAAATTCCATTTCCGGCCAGTTATACACGGAAAAGAAc GTGGTTTAGTTTCATCATCATTACTGAAATCTTGTTTTTCCTGTGGGGAGGATCCAAGTCAGGTTCCACAAG AGCTGCCTCAAGATTCTGTCAAGTACTTGACTTGGCATCGTACGACATCGTCTCGGTCTGCTTCATCTCGgaatcttcttggtgtgaattCCACTGATGGTGTTGAAGATCTTAGTAATAATCTCTTCGACAACTTCTGTATGGTCTCCGGAAGCCATGCATCAACCTTGGATAGGCTTTATGCATGGGAAAAGAAGCTTTATGACGAAGTTAAG GCTGGGCAGATGCTTAAAAGCAATTTTGATCAGAAGTGCAGACTTCTTCGACAACAAGAATCACAAGGAGAGAATGCTGACAAGACACGTGCTGCAGTCAAAGGACTGCACTCGAGAATTAGAGTTGCTATCCAGAGAATCGACTCCATCTCAAAGAAGATTGAAGAGATTAGAGATAAAGAGCTTCAACCCCAACTCGAGGAGCTAATAGAGGG GTTAAGGAAGATGTGGGAGATGATGGTGGAATGCCACAAGCTTCAACTTCATACGATATCTGTATCTCAAATGCCCGGAAGCACGAAAATCATTATACAGTCAGATTCGCGGAGACAGATCACCATCCATCTCAAGAATGAACTAAGCTCTCTATCATCCATCTTCACAAAATGGATCAGCGCGCAAAAACTGTACGTGGAATCCATCAATAAGTGGCTCGTCAAGTGTGTTTTGCTTCCGCAGAATAATCCCAAGAGGAATAAAAGGATGAGACCTCTGCCCATACAAAACACAGGTCCACCAATATACAAGATATGCGGTGCTTGGTTGGAGATGATCGACACGCTCCCTTTTAAAGGAGTTGTCGATTCTATCAAGGACTTGGAGGTCGAAGTCGCACACTTTCTCCCTCATCAAGAGAAGAGCCAGGCGAGTACTGCCATGTCGAGAGACGAAGTCTCTGAAGACCGCATACCTGCTCTGGATCGTTTCAGGACGAGCCTGGCTGGATTTCTTGGGCAATTGAACAACTTTGCTGAGTCGTCCCAAGGGATGTTCTCTGACCTCCAGAAGGCAATAGAGGACGCTAAGAGCAACTATGAACAATTCAAGTCGCAACAGTCATAG